A stretch of Dromaius novaehollandiae isolate bDroNov1 chromosome 8, bDroNov1.hap1, whole genome shotgun sequence DNA encodes these proteins:
- the LOC135329098 gene encoding cytochrome P450 2J4-like → MSLQTLLVFLGVFLLVADYMRRRKPRNFPPSPFPLPFLGHILTMDFGDPIQAAQQLSEKYGDVFSLHVGSMSCVFVSRFQMVKEVLVNQGENFLDRPDLPFDVAVFNGGGLTSSNGHTWKQQRRFTLSTLRNFGLGKRSLEERIQEESRYLVDAIGEEQGHPFDPHFKVNNAVSNIICSVTFGNRFEYSNEHFQKLLQLLDKLLVLHGHPISQLYSSFPAAPSAAGTMLMLNFTSVLFDKKEWATPDAFNPEHFLKDGQFCRREAFLPFSLGKRACLGEQLARAELFLFFTALLQKFTFRPPADAAPSLRARLGITRHPRPYRICALPR, encoded by the exons ATGTCCCTCCAGACCCTCCTGGTGTTCCTGGGCGTCTTTCTGCTCGTCGCCGACTacatgaggaggaggaagcccagaaacttcccccccagcccctttccgCTCCCCTTCCTGGGCCATATCCTCACCATGGACTTCGGCGATCCCATCCAGGCGGCTCAGCAG ctTTCTGAAAAATATGGGGACGTCTTCAGCCTGCACGTTGGCAGCATGTCCTGCGTCTTCGTCAGTCGCTTCCAGATGGTCAAGGAGGTGCTGGTAAACCAAGGTGAAAACTTCCTAGATCGCCCGGACCTCCCTTTCGATGTGGCAGTCTTCAATGGCGGTG GACTGACCTCCTCTAATGGACACACTTGGAAACAGCAGAGAAGATTCACCCTGTCGACGCTCAGGAACTTTGGCCTGGGGAAGAGGAGCTTGGAGGAGCGGATACAGGAGGAGAGCCGGTACCTTGTCGACGCCATCGGGGAAGAGCAGG GGCATCCTTTTGACCCCCACTTCAAGGTCAATAACGCCGTTTCCAACATCATCTGCTCGGTCACCTTCGGCAACCGCTTCGAGTACAGCAACGAGCATTTCcagaagctgctgcagctgctggacaagCTGCTGGTGCTCCACGGCCACCCCATCAGCCAG CTCTACAGTTCTTTCCCAGCCGCTCCTAGCGCCGCT GGCACTATGTTGATGCTGAACTTCACCTCCGTGCTCTTCGACAAGAAGGAGTGGGCAACCCCCGACGCTTTTAACCCGGAGCATTTCCTGAAGGACGGCCAGTTCTGCAGGAGGGAGGCTTTTCTACCGTTCTCCCTAG GGAAGCGTGCCTGCCTGGGCGAGCAGCTGGCCCGCGCCgagctcttcctcttcttcacggCCCTGCTGCAGAAGTTCACCTTCCGGCCGCCCGCGGACGCGGCGCCCAGCCTCCGCGCCAGGCTGGGCATCACGCGGCACCCCCGGCCCTACCGCATCTGCGCCCTGCCGCGCTAG
- the LOC135329070 gene encoding cytochrome P450 2J4-like: MSLQTLLVFLGVFLLVADYMRRRKPRNFPPSPFPLPFLGHILTMDFGDPIQAAQQLSEKYGDVFSLHVGSMSCVFVSRFQMVKEVLVNQGENFLDRPDLPFDVAVFNGGGLTSSNGHTWKQQRRFTLSTLRNFGLGKRSLEERIQEESRYLVDAIGEEQGHPFDPHFKVNNAVSNIICSVTFGNRFEYSNEHFQKLLQLLDKLLVLHGHPISQLYSSFPGILKYLPGPHQTISKSWKLLESFVRDMIAKHKEDRQPSESRDFIDSYLQEMAKDDRGGCFREENLVACTLDLFFAGTETTSTTIRWALLYMATYPEIQARVQAEMDVVVGQSRQPALEDRASMPYTNAVIHEVQRISNIIPFNVPRMASRDVMLGGFLLPKGTMLMLNFTSVLFDKKEWATPDAFNPEHFLKDGQFCRREAFLPFSLGKRACLGEQLARAELFLFFTALLQKFTFRPPADAAPSLRARLGITRHPRPYRICALPR; encoded by the exons ATGTCCCTCCAGACCCTCCTGGTGTTCCTGGGCGTCTTTCTGCTCGTCGCCGACTacatgaggaggaggaagcccagaaacttcccccccagccccttcccgctCCCCTTCCTGGGCCATATCCTCACCATGGACTTTGGCGATCCCATCCAGGCGGCTCAGCAG cTTTCTGAAAAATATGGGGACGTCTTCAGCCTGCACGTGGGCAGCATGTCCTGCGTCTTCGTCAGTCGCTTCCAGATGGTCAAGGAGGTGCTGGTAAACCAAGGTGAAAACTTCCTAGATCGCCCGGACCTCCCTTTCGATGTGGCGGTCTTCAATGGCGGTG GTCTGACCTCCTCTAATGGACACACTTGGAAACAGCAGAGAAGATTCACCCTGTCGACGCTCAGGAACTTTGGCCTGGGGAAGAGGAGCTTGGAGGAGCGGATACAGGAGGAGAGCCGGTACCTTGTCGACGCCATCGGGGAAGAGCAGG GGCATCCTTTTGACCCCCACTTCAAGGTCAATAACGCCGTTTCCAACATCATCTGCTCGGTCACCTTCGGCAACCGCTTCGAGTACAGCAACGAGCATTTCcagaagctgctgcagctgctggacaagCTGCTGGTGCTCCACGGCCACCCCATCAGCCAG CTCTACAGTTCTTTCCCAGGGATACTGAAATACCTCCCCGGACCCCACCAGACCATTTCTAAAAGCTGGAAACTGCTGGAAAGTTTTGTGCGCGACATGATCGCTAAGCACAAGGAGGACCGGCAGCCCTCCGAAAGCCGGGACTTCATCGACAGCTACCTGCAGGAGATGGCGAAG GACGACCGTGGCGGGTGCTTCCGCGAAGAGAATCTTGTGGCCTGCACGCTGGACCTTTTCTTTGCCGGAACAGAGACCACGTCCACGACCATCCGCTGGGCTTTGCTCTACATGGCCACGTACCCAGAAATTCAAG CGCGCGTGCAAGCGGAGATGGACGTGGTGGTGGGGCAGTCTCGGCAGCCGGCCCTGGAGGACCGGGCCAGCATGCCCTACACCAACGCCGTCATCCACGAGGTGCAGAGGATCAGCAACATCATCCCCTTCAACGTGCCCCGGATGGCCTCGCGGGACGTGATGCTGGGGGGCTTCCTCCTGCCCAAG GGCACTATGTTGATGCTGAACTTCACCTCCGTGCTCTTCGACAAGAAGGAGTGGGCAACCCCCGACGCTTTTAACCCGGAGCATTTCCTGAAGGACGGCCAGTTCTGCAGGAGGGAGGCTTTTCTACCGTTCTCCCTAG GGAAGCGTGCCTGCCTGGGCGAGCAGCTGGCCCGCGCCgagctcttcctcttcttcacggCCCTGCTGCAGAAGTTCACCTTCCGGCCGCCCGCGGACGCGGCGCCCAGCCTCCGCGCCAGGCTGGGCATCACGCGGCACCCCCGGCCCTACCGCATCTGCGCCCTGCCGCGCTAG
- the LOC135329069 gene encoding cytochrome P450 2J2-like, with translation MALQTLLVFLGVFLLVADYMRRRKPRNFPPSPFPLPFLGHILTMDFGDPIQAAQQLSEKYGDVFSLHVGSMSCVFVSGFQMVKEVLVNQGENFLDRPDLPFDVAVFNGGGLTSSNGHTWKQQRRFTLSTLRNFGLGKRSLEERIQEESRYLVDAIGEEQGHPFDPHFKVNNAVSNIICSVTFGNRFEYSNEHFQKLLQLLDKLVILHGHPAIQLYNFFPGILKYLPGPHQTVSKIWKLLESFVRDMIAKHKEDRQPSESRDFIDSYLQEMAKDDRGGCFREENLVACTLDLFFAGTETTSTTIRWALLYMATYPEIQARVQAEIDAVVGQSRQPALEDRASMPYTNAVIHEVQRISNIIPFGVPRMASRDVMLGGFLLPKGTMLMLNFTSVLFDKKEWATPDAFNPEHFLKDGQFCRREAFLPFSLGKRACLGEQLARAELFLFFTALLQKFTFRPPADAAPSLRARLGITRHPRPYRICALPR, from the exons ATGGCCCTCCAGACCCTCCTGGTGTTCCTGGGCGTCTTTCTGCTCGTCGCCGACTacatgaggaggaggaagcccagaaacttcccccccagcccctttccgCTCCCCTTCCTGGGCCATATCCTCACCATGGACTTTGGCGATCCCATCCAGGCGGCTCAGCAG ctTTCTGAAAAATATGGGGATGTCTTCAGCCTGCATGTGGGCAGCATGTCCTGTGTCTTCGTCAGTGGCTTCCAGATGGTCAAGGAGGTGCTGGTAAACCAAGGTGAAAACTTCCTAGATCGCCCGGACCTCCCTTTCGATGTGGCAGTCTTCAATGGCGGTG GACTGACCTCCTCTAATGGACACACTTGGAAACAGCAGAGGAGATTCACCCTGTCGACGCTCAGGAACTTTGGCCTGGGGAAGAGGAGCTTGGAGGAGCGGATACAGGAGGAGAGCCGGTACCTTGTCGACGCCATCGGGGAAGAGCAGG GGCATCCTTTTGACCCCCACTTCAAGGTCAATAACGCCGTTTCCAACATCATCTGCTCGGTCACCTTCGGCAACCGCTTCGAGTACAGCAACGAGCATTTCcagaagctgctgcagctgctggacaagCTGGTGATACTCCATGGTCACCCCGCGATCCAG CTCTACAATTTCTTCCCAGGGATACTGAAATACCTCCCCGGACCCCACCAGACTGTTTCTAAAATTTGGAAACTGCTGGAAAGTTTTGTGCGCGACATGATCGCTAAGCACAAGGAGGACCGGCAGCCCTCCGAAAGCCGGGACTTCATCGACAGCTACCTGCAGGAGATGGCGAAG GACGACCGTGGCGGGTGCTTCCGCGAAGAGAATCTTGTGGCCTGCACGCTGGACCTTTTCTTTGCCGGAACAGAGACCACGTCCACGACCATCCGCTGGGCTTTGCTCTACATGGCCACGTACCCAGAAATTCAAG CGCGCGTGCAAGCGGAGATCGACGCGGTGGTGGGGCAGTCTCGGCAGCCGGCCCTGGAGGACCGGGCCAGCATGCCCTACACCAACGCCGTCATCCACGAGGTGCAGAGGATCAGCAACATCATCCCCTTCGGCGTGCCCCGGATGGCCTCGCGGGACGTGATGCTGGGGGGCTTCCTCCTGCCCAAG GGCACTATGTTGATGCTGAACTTCACCTCCGTGCTCTTCGACAAGAAGGAGTGGGCAACCCCCGACGCTTTTAACCCGGAGCATTTCCTGAAGGACGGCCAGTTCTGCAGGAGGGAGGCTTTTCTACCCTTCTCCCTAG GGAAGCGTGCCTGCCTGGGCGAGCAGCTGGCCCGCGCCgagctcttcctcttcttcacggCCCTGCTGCAGAAGTTCACCTTCCGGCCGCCCGCGGACGCGGCGCCCAGCCTCCGCGCCAGGCTGGGCATCACGCGGCACCCCCGGCCCTACCGCATCTGCGCCCTGCCGCGCTAG